The window GACGCCGCATTCGTGAGCGCGAGCTTTGTTGCCAAAAAATTATGAATTGCTCTAGGGTCGCAAAACTGGCGACAGGCGCTAAAGGGCATAACAGAAACGACTGGACGATATCACAAAAAGCGATACGCCAGAGGGGAGCGCAACCACCATGGACCTGCGGCAACTGCGATGTTTCATCGCGGTGGCGGAAGAGCTGCACTTCGGCAGGGCTGCCGAGCGGCTCGGCCTCGCACCACCGGCACTTTCACGCCAGATCAGCGCGCTCGAGGACGAGCTCGGCGTCAGCCTCCTGACCCGCACCACGCGGCAGGTCGCGCTCACCCGCGCCGGGCTCATCATGCTGGAAGAGGCCAAGGCCATCCTGGTCCGGATGGAACGCGCCTCCCGCTCGGTACGCGAGGCCTCGCTGGCCTCGAGCAAGGTACTGCGGGTCGGCGCGATCGACGCGGCATCGTCGAGCTTCGTGCCGGAAGCGCTGGTCACCTTCCGCTCGCGCCATCCCGGCATCGAAATCAAGTTCGTCGAGGCGATGACGGCGCCGCTGGTGCAGATGCTGGAGGCGGGCAAGCTCGACCTCGCTTTGCTGCGGCCACCACGCAAGCCGACCGATTGTGCCTTCGAGATCCTGCGCGTCGAGCGGCCGATCGTGGTGCTGAGCGAGAGCCACCCACTCGCAGCCCGCGAATACCTGACCATGCAGGATCTGGTCGGCGAGCCCTTCGTCGTGCCGTCGAAGCGTATCCGCCCCTTCGCCTATGACCTCGTCATGGCTTATTTCGAGAGCGTCGGCGCAGTGCCGAACGTCACCATCGAGGCGACCGAGAAGCCGGCGATGATGTCGGCGGTCGCGGCCGGGCTCGGCATGGCTCTGGCGCCGGACTGGGTTTCGCGGCTGAGCTTTCCGGGCGTCACCATGCGGCGCCTGCGCGGCGCGCTGCTCGATCCACCGCCGCCCGGCGCGCTCGTCGGTGTCGCCTGGCGGCCACATCAGAAACTCGCTGCCCGCGACGACTTCCTCGCCATCCTGCGCGAGAGCGTGACCCTCATCGACGACGGCAATGTGCTGCCGTTCAGCGTAACCGGGCGTGGCAGGAAATCCGCCATGCGCACCGCAACCACCCGAGCCGGAGGACATTGATG is drawn from Bosea sp. Tri-49 and contains these coding sequences:
- a CDS encoding LysR family transcriptional regulator — protein: MDLRQLRCFIAVAEELHFGRAAERLGLAPPALSRQISALEDELGVSLLTRTTRQVALTRAGLIMLEEAKAILVRMERASRSVREASLASSKVLRVGAIDAASSSFVPEALVTFRSRHPGIEIKFVEAMTAPLVQMLEAGKLDLALLRPPRKPTDCAFEILRVERPIVVLSESHPLAAREYLTMQDLVGEPFVVPSKRIRPFAYDLVMAYFESVGAVPNVTIEATEKPAMMSAVAAGLGMALAPDWVSRLSFPGVTMRRLRGALLDPPPPGALVGVAWRPHQKLAARDDFLAILRESVTLIDDGNVLPFSVTGRGRKSAMRTATTRAGGH